The Avibacterium sp. 20-132 genome segment TAGGTTTATTCCACCGCTTTAAATAAAATTTCGCTTGGAATAATTTCACCTTGCCAATAAAGTTCGCTGGCAACGTTTTCTGCTAACTGTAAGAAAGATTGGGCAATTTCGCTGTCTGGGGCAGAAATCACTGTAGGTTTACCGTTATCCATATCTTCACGTAGGCGGATATGTAATGGCTGTTGTGCGAGGACTTTTACTTGATATTTTTCTGCCATTTTTTCAGCACCACCAGTGCCGAAAATTGGTTCGTGATGACCGCAGTGGCTACAAATATGCACCGACATATTTTCCACAATACCAAGCACAGGGACAGAAACACGCTGGAACATTGAAATCCCTTTAATCGCATCAATTAAGGCGATATCTTGTGGGGTAGTAACCACAATCGCCCCGGTTACAGGGATTTGTTGTGAGAGCGTAAGCTGAATATCTCCCGTTCCCGGCGGCATATCAATCACTAAATAATCCAGCTCTATGCCATCTTTTGCCCATAGGGTTTCTTGCAAAAGTTGGCTTAATGCACTGCTTGCCATAGGCCCACGCCAAATGGTGGCATTATCTGGTTCCATTAAATAGCCAATTGAATTGGTTCGTAGTCCATATACTTCAATAGGATTAATGTGTTTGTTATCTGGCGAGGTTGGGCGTTGATCTGCGACGCCAAGCATATGAGGTACGGAAGGACCATAAATATCGGCATCAAGTAATCCCACTTTTGCCCCTTGCGCTTGTAAGGCTAAAGCTAAATTTACTGAAACCGTGGATTTGCCCACACCACCTTTACCTGAACTCACCGCAATGATATTTTTAATACCTTTCACTGCGGGGTGGTTATTGGCACGTTTTAATGTGGCGATTTGATAGTTCAGCACCCATTTTACTTCTTGTGCTTGGGTAATTTTTTCTAATTCCTTAGTTAGGGCCGCTTTTAATTGTTCAAAACCGCTATTCCAAGCAAA includes the following:
- the apbC gene encoding iron-sulfur cluster carrier protein ApbC; the protein is MSIHFSANLNEAQQAEIQQRFQQFKQQSLQRDLISLNAIKKVELGAGVLRIEIAMPFAWNSGFEQLKAALTKELEKITQAQEVKWVLNYQIATLKRANNHPAVKGIKNIIAVSSGKGGVGKSTVSVNLALALQAQGAKVGLLDADIYGPSVPHMLGVADQRPTSPDNKHINPIEVYGLRTNSIGYLMEPDNATIWRGPMASSALSQLLQETLWAKDGIELDYLVIDMPPGTGDIQLTLSQQIPVTGAIVVTTPQDIALIDAIKGISMFQRVSVPVLGIVENMSVHICSHCGHHEPIFGTGGAEKMAEKYQVKVLAQQPLHIRLREDMDNGKPTVISAPDSEIAQSFLQLAENVASELYWQGEIIPSEILFKAVE